The Dehalococcoidales bacterium genome contains the following window.
TCTTCTATGAATGATAACCCCTAGCCGGTTAAACAACGGTTGAAAGAAGGTTAAAATATGGTTAAATTCAAGATCTACAGTGGCTTTTGCTAGTAAAGTGCGAAGGTCTAAAGTATAATCGTAGTTAAAGTAGCTGGAGAAGCATCTAACGAAATGACGGTTAAGATTTTAGTTATTGAGGATGAGCCGGATATCGCGGATTTTATCCGGCGAGGTTTAGTATTAAAGGGCTTTGAGGTTGATGTAGCCAATACGGGTCAGCAGGGTCTGGAGATCGCCTTTACCCGCTATCCTGATGTGGTTATTCTCGATCTGATGCTTCCTGACGGAGACGGAATTGATATCTGCCGGGAGCTCCGCAACAGTAAGGAAATCGGGATTATTATCCTGACCGCCCGCACTCAGGTCGGTGATCGCATACGGGGTCTGGACGCAGGGGCCGATGACTACCTGCCCAAGCCCTTTGCCTTCGAAGAATTGATGGCACGTATTCGTGCCGTACTGCGGAGAAGAAATATTCAGACCGATGGCGTTATCAAGGTAGCTGACCTTTATGTTGATCTTGAGAAACGGCAGGTGCGCCGCGGCGTTAGGTCTATAGAGCTAACTAAGCGTGAGTTTGAACTGTTAAAGCTACTAGTACAGCACGTAGGGAAACCTCTGAGTCGGGAGTTTATTCTCGAGCGGGTATGGGGTTATGACTACGAAGGAGATACCGACCCGGTTAAGGTTTATATCAACTTCCTGAGACGCAAGCTTAATTCAAG
Protein-coding sequences here:
- a CDS encoding response regulator transcription factor, translating into MTVKILVIEDEPDIADFIRRGLVLKGFEVDVANTGQQGLEIAFTRYPDVVILDLMLPDGDGIDICRELRNSKEIGIIILTARTQVGDRIRGLDAGADDYLPKPFAFEELMARIRAVLRRRNIQTDGVIKVADLYVDLEKRQVRRGVRSIELTKREFELLKLLVQHVGKPLSREFILERVWGYDYEGDTDPVKVYINFLRRKLNSSGEADLIHSLRGYGYTLREKP